The following are encoded together in the Williamwhitmania taraxaci genome:
- a CDS encoding DEAD/DEAH box helicase translates to MDKRVIFAVAGSGKTTLIIDNLNLESKFLLVTYTTNNVHNLRTGILKKFGYFPDNVKLYSYYSFLYGFCYRPFLHSALGTKGINYEQNPFKFAKKNERKYFIDKSNRLYSSRIAKLIIEQDVAKEVVARIGRYYDFLFIDEIQDFAGNDFNLLKEISKANLNQLYVGDFF, encoded by the coding sequence ATGGATAAGCGAGTAATTTTTGCAGTTGCAGGTTCAGGTAAGACAACTCTTATCATTGACAATCTCAATTTGGAGAGCAAATTTCTACTTGTTACTTACACGACTAACAACGTTCACAATCTGCGAACTGGCATTTTGAAAAAATTCGGTTACTTTCCCGACAACGTAAAGCTATACTCATACTATTCGTTTTTATATGGTTTCTGTTACAGACCATTTTTACATTCAGCATTAGGTACTAAGGGTATAAACTATGAGCAGAACCCTTTTAAATTCGCAAAGAAAAACGAGCGAAAATATTTTATAGATAAATCTAACAGACTTTATAGCTCTAGAATTGCAAAATTGATAATTGAACAAGATGTCGCAAAGGAAGTAGTTGCGAGAATTGGTAGGTATTACGACTTCCTTTTTATTGATGAAATTCAAGATTTTGCGGGTAACGACTTCAATTTATTAAAGGAGATTTCAAAAGCTAATCTTAATCAATTATATGTTGGAGACTTTTTTTAA
- a CDS encoding bifunctional adenosylcobinamide kinase/adenosylcobinamide-phosphate guanylyltransferase yields the protein MIHLITGGQRSGKSRQAQQLALNLSPRPVYVATSRIWDEEHGKRITRHREDRANLFDTVEEELRIGELNLAGRVVVVDCITLWLTNIFFDFEADVERSLIFAKEQLALLAQQDAHLLLVSNEIGMGGTSPNELQVKFTDLQGFVNQHIAQLADNVTLMVSGIPVSVK from the coding sequence ATGATACACCTAATCACCGGTGGCCAGCGCTCCGGTAAAAGCCGACAGGCGCAGCAGCTGGCCCTGAATCTTTCCCCAAGGCCCGTTTACGTGGCCACCTCTCGCATTTGGGATGAGGAGCACGGCAAGCGCATTACCCGTCACCGCGAAGATAGAGCCAACCTTTTCGATACCGTTGAGGAGGAGCTACGCATTGGCGAGCTAAACCTCGCCGGGCGCGTAGTGGTGGTCGATTGCATTACCCTTTGGCTTACCAATATCTTCTTCGATTTTGAAGCCGACGTGGAGAGATCTCTTATATTTGCAAAGGAACAGCTTGCTTTGCTTGCACAGCAGGACGCACACTTGCTTTTGGTCTCCAACGAAATTGGAATGGGAGGAACATCGCCCAACGAGCTGCAGGTTAAGTTCACCGACCTCCAAGGCTTCGTTAACCAGCATATTGCTCAGCTGGCCGATAACGTTACGCTCATGGTTTCGGGAATTCCTGTTTCAGTAAAATAG
- a CDS encoding lysophospholipid acyltransferase family protein: protein MRFIAYFFYRFFILLFSIMPFWVAYLFADLAFVLVYYIVPYRKKVVVSNLTSSFPEKSKAEIAHLTRKFYLHLANIMVESLKGLSMSKAQIIKRHRVVNPELMDAYYAKGQSVIGVTAHYGNWEWGAFSGGVQVKLGMVAFYKPITNKLIDGDMKRRRSKFNSKLASIRETAMTFKANVNHKVAFLMAADQAPSNLRDCYWLPFLNHPDTPWLHGPEKYARLYNLPVIYVDIQRVKRGYYELTLSTLADSPNELPDGEITARYARKLEQAIIAEPTYWLWSHRRWKRKKQAI from the coding sequence ATGCGTTTCATTGCTTACTTCTTCTACAGGTTTTTTATCCTGCTTTTTTCCATAATGCCATTCTGGGTGGCTTACCTGTTTGCCGATTTGGCCTTTGTGCTGGTTTACTACATCGTTCCCTACCGCAAAAAAGTGGTGGTGAGCAATCTTACCAGCTCGTTTCCCGAAAAGTCGAAGGCCGAAATTGCGCACCTCACGCGTAAGTTTTACCTTCATCTTGCCAATATTATGGTGGAGAGCCTAAAAGGGTTGTCCATGAGCAAGGCGCAGATAATAAAGCGCCATAGGGTGGTAAACCCCGAACTAATGGATGCTTACTATGCCAAAGGACAGAGCGTTATTGGGGTTACGGCTCACTACGGCAACTGGGAGTGGGGCGCCTTTTCGGGCGGAGTTCAAGTAAAGCTGGGCATGGTGGCTTTTTACAAGCCCATTACCAATAAGCTGATTGATGGCGATATGAAGCGCCGTCGTTCGAAGTTCAATAGCAAGCTGGCTTCCATTCGCGAAACAGCGATGACCTTCAAGGCAAATGTAAATCACAAGGTTGCCTTTTTAATGGCAGCCGATCAGGCTCCTTCCAACCTAAGGGATTGCTACTGGTTACCGTTTCTTAACCATCCCGATACTCCTTGGCTACATGGCCCGGAGAAGTATGCAAGGCTATACAACCTTCCGGTTATCTACGTGGATATTCAGCGGGTAAAGCGTGGCTACTACGAGCTTACGCTATCAACGCTGGCAGATAGCCCCAACGAGCTGCCCGATGGCGAAATTACCGCTCGATACGCCCGAAAGTTGGAGCAAGCAATCATTGCCGAACCTACCTACTGGCTTTGGTCGCACAGGCGGTGGAAGAGGAAGAAACAGGCGATTTGA
- a CDS encoding M2 family metallopeptidase, whose protein sequence is MENKLKAFIEKHEATIQPLSKEAALAYWNASISGKNEDYATMEELNVKLTTVYTNKEAFAELKAIKESGEVKDSLLLRQLDIIYMQFLGNQIDTTKLARKIKMETEIEKKYSNFRAMVNGKAISDNDVEAILKKSTNSKELQAAWEAHKQIGPLVANDLKALVKLRNEIAKDLGFSNFHEMSLKLGDQDPAEVNTLFDELDSLTRGAFAQLKDDMDTYFAKRYNVKKENLMPWHYQNRFFQEAPVIYPVDIDKYYEKQDLVKLTATFYNGIGLNMDDVIAKSDLFEKPGKNQHAYCMDVDREGDVRSLNNVKPNSDWMGTLLHEFGHGVYSKYNDRNLPFELRTQAHTFTTEAIAMIFGRFSTNPMWMKDMGIIDSTEAVKIADNCHKTLRLQQLVFSRWAQVMYRFEKGMYENPDQDLNKLWWDLVEKYQMIKKPEGRNMPDYATKIHIATVPCYYHNYLLGELLASQLYYHITDKVLKSDDYVNQSFVNRPEVGTYLKQNVFMPGARYYWNEMIERATGEKLTAKYYAKQFVQ, encoded by the coding sequence ATGGAGAATAAACTAAAAGCCTTTATCGAAAAGCACGAGGCTACCATTCAACCTTTATCAAAGGAGGCTGCCCTTGCCTATTGGAACGCTTCCATATCGGGCAAGAATGAGGATTATGCCACCATGGAGGAGTTGAACGTGAAACTCACCACGGTTTATACCAATAAAGAGGCGTTTGCCGAACTTAAGGCGATCAAGGAATCGGGTGAGGTAAAGGATAGCTTGTTGCTACGCCAACTCGACATTATCTACATGCAGTTCTTGGGAAATCAAATCGATACCACCAAGTTGGCCCGAAAAATTAAGATGGAAACTGAGATAGAAAAGAAGTATTCCAACTTTAGAGCCATGGTTAATGGCAAGGCTATTTCGGATAATGATGTCGAAGCCATTCTTAAGAAATCGACCAACAGCAAGGAGCTGCAAGCAGCATGGGAAGCCCATAAGCAAATTGGTCCACTCGTAGCCAACGATCTTAAAGCATTAGTTAAGCTGCGTAACGAGATTGCCAAAGATCTTGGTTTCTCCAACTTCCATGAGATGAGTCTTAAGCTTGGCGATCAAGATCCTGCCGAAGTGAATACCCTCTTCGACGAGCTCGATAGCCTTACCCGTGGAGCTTTTGCACAGCTCAAGGACGATATGGATACCTACTTTGCCAAACGATACAACGTTAAGAAAGAGAACTTAATGCCTTGGCATTACCAAAACCGTTTCTTTCAGGAGGCACCGGTTATTTATCCTGTGGATATTGATAAATACTACGAAAAGCAAGACTTAGTTAAGCTAACTGCCACTTTCTATAACGGCATTGGCCTGAACATGGATGATGTTATCGCCAAGAGCGACCTGTTTGAAAAACCAGGTAAGAACCAACATGCCTACTGTATGGATGTGGATCGCGAAGGTGATGTTCGTTCCTTAAACAACGTGAAGCCGAACTCCGATTGGATGGGGACTCTTCTTCATGAGTTTGGCCATGGCGTTTACTCCAAGTATAATGATAGAAACCTTCCGTTCGAGCTACGTACTCAGGCGCACACCTTCACCACCGAGGCTATTGCCATGATCTTTGGTCGTTTTTCGACCAATCCAATGTGGATGAAAGATATGGGAATTATTGATTCGACTGAGGCTGTGAAAATTGCCGACAATTGTCACAAGACTCTTCGTTTACAGCAGCTAGTATTCAGCCGTTGGGCTCAGGTGATGTACCGCTTTGAGAAGGGTATGTATGAGAATCCCGATCAAGATCTCAACAAGTTATGGTGGGACTTGGTTGAGAAGTATCAAATGATTAAGAAACCAGAAGGACGCAATATGCCCGATTACGCTACCAAAATTCATATTGCTACCGTTCCTTGCTACTACCACAACTACTTATTGGGTGAACTGTTGGCCTCTCAACTTTACTACCATATTACCGATAAGGTGCTTAAATCGGACGACTATGTGAATCAAAGTTTTGTGAATCGTCCGGAAGTTGGGACTTACCTTAAGCAAAATGTGTTTATGCCAGGTGCACGCTACTACTGGAATGAGATGATTGAGCGCGCTACAGGCGAGAAGCTCACTGCAAAATACTATGCAAAACAATTTGTCCAATAA
- a CDS encoding cobyrinate a,c-diamide synthase, whose product MARISGTNFRLKSLDSKPQFMIAAGNSGSGKTTITLGLLRALQNRGINVQSFKVGPDFIDPLHHRHASGKASINLDIFMAGEEGVCKEYSLYASSAHTVVVEGVMGLFDGSVRDTASSAHVAKLLGIPVIVVLDASSMAYTAAAILHGLTTFDSKLTIAGVVFNFCGSEGHAEMLRDAAESVGVRCLGCIPRTELVSLKSRHLGLNYEAAADQVYSAMAQLMEQHLNINELLEHTTPFRFEPVSDSVPTGKLRIAVAYDEAFCFTYEHNLRLLAQLGTVKFFSPLHDAHCPDADLVYLPGGYPELFAQQLAANESMKQSLLALKRTGAKIFGECGGMMYMGKTLQTSDGVVHRMCGLLPVETTMLGSGFSLGYRRISRGKEVYYGHEFHYSSYASNPVNTLPVVVENANGKVLQSPIIAEGKVLGSYLHFYFRTEVEITQLLF is encoded by the coding sequence ATGGCGAGGATAAGTGGCACAAATTTCAGACTAAAATCGTTGGACAGTAAGCCTCAGTTTATGATTGCTGCGGGTAATAGTGGTTCCGGAAAAACCACCATTACCCTTGGCTTGTTGCGCGCCTTGCAAAACAGAGGCATCAATGTGCAGAGTTTTAAGGTGGGCCCCGATTTCATCGACCCGCTGCACCACCGTCATGCCTCTGGAAAAGCATCCATCAACCTCGATATTTTTATGGCAGGGGAGGAGGGCGTATGCAAGGAGTATTCCCTGTATGCGTCATCGGCTCATACCGTTGTTGTGGAAGGAGTAATGGGTCTTTTCGATGGCTCGGTGCGCGACACTGCCAGCAGTGCCCATGTGGCTAAGCTGCTCGGCATTCCGGTTATTGTGGTGCTCGATGCATCTTCCATGGCCTATACCGCCGCCGCCATTTTGCACGGACTTACAACTTTCGATTCAAAGCTAACCATAGCCGGTGTGGTATTTAACTTCTGCGGAAGCGAGGGGCACGCCGAAATGCTGCGCGATGCAGCCGAGAGTGTCGGCGTGAGATGCCTGGGATGTATTCCGCGCACCGAGCTGGTCTCGCTTAAGAGTCGCCACCTGGGGCTTAACTACGAGGCCGCAGCCGACCAAGTCTACAGCGCCATGGCCCAGCTTATGGAGCAGCATCTCAACATTAACGAGCTGCTGGAGCACACCACTCCCTTTCGGTTTGAGCCTGTTTCCGATTCGGTGCCGACAGGGAAGCTGCGCATTGCCGTGGCCTACGATGAGGCGTTTTGCTTCACCTACGAGCACAACCTTCGATTGCTAGCCCAGCTAGGAACGGTTAAATTCTTTAGCCCACTGCACGATGCCCATTGTCCCGACGCCGATTTGGTTTACCTTCCCGGTGGCTACCCTGAGCTGTTTGCCCAGCAGCTGGCCGCAAATGAATCTATGAAGCAAAGCCTTCTTGCCCTTAAGCGCACAGGTGCCAAAATATTTGGTGAGTGCGGAGGCATGATGTATATGGGCAAAACGCTCCAGACTTCCGATGGCGTGGTTCATCGCATGTGTGGGCTGCTACCGGTGGAAACCACCATGCTCGGTTCTGGCTTTTCGTTAGGCTACAGACGAATTTCTCGTGGCAAGGAGGTTTACTACGGCCATGAATTTCACTACTCAAGCTACGCTTCAAATCCGGTGAATACACTCCCTGTGGTAGTCGAGAATGCAAACGGAAAAGTTCTCCAATCCCCAATTATTGCCGAAGGAAAGGTGTTGGGGTCGTATCTCCATTTTTATTTTAGAACCGAAGTTGAAATAACCCAGCTTCTATTTTAG
- a CDS encoding AMP-dependent synthetase/ligase: MINKQTSGLFRHNVEKFGSKNAAYFRSENGTWIGISWTRFGEMVSHTASALLNIGITEGDRIGIISSNMPEWTVADLAIQSVRAISVPLFATTSAEQTFFMFNQTEVTIIFVGEQDEYNKAVALAPRLPFLKKIVAFDSQVILAEDNLSIYFSDLMDSGRVNPMENELNQRLRESTDEDIYTIIYTSGTSGEPKGVMLNNASMNHFIKNHHERLPMSESDTSICFLPLSHIFERGWSMICLAEGIAIYYLRNPKQIIEIIREVKPTLMCAVPRFFEKTYAGVLNAIENASPLKKAIFHWAIRTGAKRIEYTRREQQVPWVLAVKYWFADRLVLQTGRSVLGGKIRFMPCAGAALSDDIVQFFHSVGVNIKYGYGLTETSATVSCFTDTNFIIGSAGRVMPGVEVKIGDNDEILVKSATVTTGYYKRPDATAEAFVDGWFRTGDAGWLDAENNLYMKDRIKDLMKTSSGKYIAPQMIETLVGAHPAIDNISIIGDKQKYVTALIVPSFDHLKSWIQHHEIVFTSRHELVAHPAVVKYIQQIVEAAQINLSPYEQIKRFKLLTEEFTIQTGELTSTLKTRRAFVAEKFKAEIEEMYKG; encoded by the coding sequence ATGATCAATAAACAGACAAGTGGTCTCTTTCGACACAACGTCGAAAAATTTGGTAGTAAGAATGCCGCCTACTTTCGCTCCGAAAACGGAACGTGGATCGGAATTAGCTGGACCCGTTTTGGCGAAATGGTTAGCCACACCGCCAGCGCACTTTTAAATATAGGCATTACCGAAGGAGATCGTATTGGGATTATTTCGAGCAACATGCCCGAATGGACCGTTGCCGATCTTGCCATTCAATCGGTGAGGGCCATATCGGTGCCCCTTTTTGCCACAACATCGGCGGAACAAACCTTTTTTATGTTCAACCAAACCGAAGTCACCATTATTTTTGTTGGTGAACAGGACGAGTATAACAAGGCAGTAGCCCTAGCCCCGCGGCTTCCATTCCTAAAAAAGATAGTTGCTTTCGATTCTCAAGTTATCCTTGCTGAGGATAATCTTTCCATCTATTTTTCGGACTTGATGGATTCCGGAAGAGTGAATCCCATGGAAAATGAGCTTAACCAACGACTCAGGGAATCGACCGACGAAGATATTTATACCATCATTTATACCTCCGGCACCTCGGGCGAACCTAAAGGCGTTATGCTGAATAATGCCTCCATGAACCACTTTATAAAGAATCATCACGAGAGGCTTCCCATGTCCGAAAGCGATACCTCCATTTGCTTTCTGCCCCTGAGCCATATCTTTGAAAGAGGATGGTCCATGATTTGCCTAGCCGAGGGAATTGCCATTTACTACCTTCGAAACCCAAAACAGATCATTGAAATTATTCGGGAGGTAAAGCCTACGCTGATGTGCGCCGTACCGCGCTTTTTTGAAAAGACCTACGCAGGCGTGCTGAATGCCATTGAGAATGCCTCACCACTAAAGAAAGCCATTTTTCACTGGGCCATCCGCACCGGCGCAAAGCGAATAGAATATACGCGTAGGGAGCAGCAAGTTCCATGGGTATTGGCAGTAAAATACTGGTTCGCCGATCGCTTGGTGCTCCAAACTGGACGTAGTGTTTTAGGTGGAAAAATTCGATTCATGCCCTGTGCCGGAGCAGCTCTCTCCGACGATATTGTTCAGTTCTTCCACAGCGTAGGCGTAAACATTAAGTATGGCTACGGCCTAACCGAGACCTCTGCTACGGTTTCTTGCTTTACCGACACCAACTTTATCATTGGATCGGCCGGAAGGGTGATGCCCGGCGTGGAGGTGAAGATTGGTGACAACGACGAAATACTGGTAAAATCGGCCACCGTTACCACGGGTTACTACAAGCGTCCCGATGCCACCGCCGAAGCCTTTGTGGATGGATGGTTCCGAACTGGCGATGCTGGATGGCTCGACGCCGAAAACAACCTCTACATGAAAGATCGGATTAAGGATCTTATGAAAACATCCTCGGGAAAATATATTGCCCCACAAATGATCGAGACCTTAGTGGGAGCGCACCCAGCAATTGACAATATATCCATTATTGGCGACAAACAAAAGTATGTTACCGCGCTCATTGTCCCATCATTTGACCACCTAAAGAGCTGGATCCAACATCATGAAATCGTATTTACCTCTCGGCACGAACTGGTTGCCCACCCCGCAGTGGTTAAGTATATACAGCAGATCGTTGAAGCGGCACAAATAAACCTGTCACCCTACGAACAGATTAAGCGATTCAAGCTGCTGACAGAGGAGTTTACCATTCAAACTGGAGAACTGACCTCAACCCTAAAAACCCGAAGAGCATTTGTGGCCGAGAAGTTCAAAGCCGAAATTGAGGAGATGTATAAGGGGTGA
- a CDS encoding DUF1987 domain-containing protein, which translates to MAEVIFFRPKLEDRPGINFNGETGLLEIEGRSLPEDSVVYYQPAIAWLKEYALNPRPITTLDINIYYMNSASAKRIVDILEVLDGIKQQGFKVDVVWKYRDDDDDCLDEGYEMARMCSIPFNYRPI; encoded by the coding sequence ATGGCAGAAGTAATATTTTTTCGTCCAAAACTAGAAGACCGACCGGGGATAAATTTTAATGGTGAAACGGGCTTGTTAGAAATTGAAGGGCGTTCTCTCCCAGAAGATTCAGTGGTGTATTACCAACCTGCTATTGCTTGGTTGAAGGAGTATGCCTTAAATCCAAGACCTATAACTACGCTGGATATTAATATCTACTATATGAACTCTGCCTCGGCAAAGCGGATTGTGGATATACTGGAAGTTCTTGATGGTATTAAACAGCAGGGGTTTAAGGTAGACGTTGTATGGAAATACAGGGACGATGATGACGATTGTCTCGACGAGGGGTATGAAATGGCTCGCATGTGTTCCATCCCATTTAACTATCGACCTATTTAA
- a CDS encoding cob(I)yrinic acid a,c-diamide adenosyltransferase, whose protein sequence is MDPLKIYTKGGDKGTTSICGGIRVEKDDIRIEANGTLDEACSTIGIARAMLKDDKELHDMLLAIQESMMTIMGVVATPSIMLYEHPPRLPELTTEWMEKHIDDIHAEMGDDSEFFLLPGGNILSAQIHVARTQLRRAERHLVALNRVDELHEVVIPWVNRLSDLFFALARVTLHRSGDGEDKWHKFQTKIVGQ, encoded by the coding sequence ATGGATCCACTAAAAATATACACCAAGGGTGGCGATAAAGGTACCACCAGTATTTGCGGAGGTATTCGCGTCGAGAAGGACGATATCCGTATTGAGGCCAACGGCACGCTCGACGAGGCTTGCTCTACCATTGGCATTGCTCGTGCCATGCTTAAGGATGATAAAGAGCTGCACGATATGCTGCTTGCTATTCAGGAAAGCATGATGACCATAATGGGCGTTGTGGCCACTCCATCTATAATGCTTTATGAGCATCCTCCACGGCTGCCCGAGCTTACCACCGAATGGATGGAAAAGCATATCGACGACATTCATGCCGAGATGGGCGACGATAGCGAGTTTTTCTTGCTTCCCGGAGGTAACATTCTGTCGGCACAAATACATGTTGCACGCACCCAGCTGCGCCGTGCCGAGCGCCACCTTGTTGCCCTAAATAGGGTCGACGAGCTCCACGAAGTGGTTATTCCTTGGGTAAACCGCCTCAGCGATCTTTTCTTTGCTTTAGCTCGCGTTACTCTTCACCGCTCGGGCGATGGCGAGGATAAGTGGCACAAATTTCAGACTAAAATCGTTGGACAGTAA
- a CDS encoding zinc ribbon domain-containing protein encodes MYYLACNHCGHLNQAISVNSVLCTQCGKKMENSFTHWKESHPKGSHNQYLKECCIDEAALRKSRQAQLQQDKKRRTRRTIALILGVIVVLFSIIAFVGYGGMIKNAFLDAIHSSNEREWSEQFVGTEGLVLSFPKTFESADAIIEQIPPAIRSRFEKVEVSIAGFNKNFIALAFTIVTNESDTGSLNRYADIGLSLLTGSRRIDNANIKTEEYTINNLPAILQQGTFVSDGKPRSSFSMLLVGKDKNFWLIMVVFPTDDTKAQQITQRLIQSAEVRPKTD; translated from the coding sequence ATGTACTACCTAGCTTGCAACCACTGCGGTCATCTGAACCAAGCAATATCGGTAAATTCGGTGTTGTGCACCCAATGTGGAAAAAAGATGGAGAACAGCTTTACCCACTGGAAAGAGAGTCATCCCAAGGGTAGCCACAATCAATACCTCAAAGAATGCTGCATTGATGAAGCAGCCCTTAGGAAGAGCAGACAGGCCCAGTTGCAACAAGATAAAAAAAGAAGAACAAGACGAACCATTGCCCTAATACTCGGAGTAATTGTAGTTCTGTTTTCGATAATTGCCTTTGTTGGCTACGGCGGAATGATCAAAAATGCGTTTTTAGACGCCATCCATTCCAGCAATGAACGGGAATGGAGCGAACAGTTCGTAGGAACAGAAGGGCTGGTACTCAGTTTCCCAAAAACATTTGAAAGTGCAGATGCCATTATAGAACAAATTCCACCCGCCATCCGAAGCCGTTTCGAAAAGGTTGAAGTGAGTATTGCCGGATTCAACAAGAACTTTATTGCCCTTGCATTTACTATTGTTACCAACGAATCGGATACGGGAAGTCTTAACCGGTATGCCGATATTGGATTAAGTCTACTAACTGGCAGTAGAAGGATTGATAATGCCAATATCAAAACCGAAGAATACACCATTAACAACCTGCCTGCCATTTTGCAGCAAGGAACTTTTGTTTCAGATGGTAAACCTCGATCCAGCTTCTCCATGCTTCTTGTTGGCAAGGATAAAAATTTCTGGCTCATTATGGTAGTATTCCCCACCGACGATACCAAAGCCCAACAAATAACCCAAAGATTGATTCAATCGGCTGAAGTTAGGCCGAAAACGGATTAA
- a CDS encoding ATP-dependent nuclease: MKFITRLKLKNFKRFQTFIVDFDDKLNILVGDNESGKSSIIEAINLVLSGSRSKVESTGLENVFNSQVIKDFLISDKKYESLPTLFIELYFNEQNNPDLNGKNNSDETICDGLKLEIIPNDELSKDIQEILKQAEPVFPFEFYTIKFNTFSAEAYSGYRKYLRHILVDNAQISSEYAIKEYVKDMYGAFANSVEQNIHHNEYRKHKEAFKKNILKDLNARVPTYDFSIRSNSKANLETDLTLTENDISIENKGKGIQCFIKTEFALSRTQENLDVILLEEPENHLSHINMKKLIRKISDTSEKQIFISTHSNLISTRLNLRNSILLNSNSEIPVLLKDIDETTSKFFIKAPDNNILEFVLSKKVILVEGDAEFILLESFFNNVKGAALELSDIHIISVDGTSFKRYLEIAKVLKIKTAVVRDNDGDYQNNCVDNFSDYKAFSFIRVFSEEDPKLSTFEISLYNTNNAICDELFSAGRVKLSVLEFMLKNKAEVAFQLLDKKANTISTPTYIKSAIEWISE; this comes from the coding sequence ATGAAATTTATTACAAGACTTAAACTAAAAAACTTCAAACGATTTCAAACCTTCATTGTGGACTTTGACGACAAGTTAAATATACTAGTTGGCGACAATGAATCTGGGAAAAGTTCAATTATTGAAGCAATAAATTTAGTTTTAAGCGGAAGCAGAAGCAAAGTTGAATCGACAGGTTTAGAGAATGTATTTAATTCTCAAGTGATAAAGGATTTTCTCATCTCTGACAAAAAATATGAGAGCCTTCCGACCCTCTTTATTGAATTATATTTTAATGAACAAAACAACCCCGACCTAAACGGAAAAAACAATTCTGACGAAACCATTTGTGACGGTTTGAAACTTGAAATTATACCAAATGACGAATTGAGTAAGGACATACAGGAAATTCTAAAACAAGCAGAACCCGTTTTTCCCTTTGAATTCTACACAATCAAATTCAATACATTTTCAGCAGAAGCGTATTCAGGCTATAGAAAATACCTAAGACACATACTCGTTGACAATGCACAGATTAGCAGTGAATATGCAATTAAAGAATACGTAAAAGATATGTATGGTGCTTTTGCCAATTCTGTGGAACAAAATATTCATCACAATGAATATAGAAAGCATAAAGAAGCGTTTAAAAAAAACATTTTAAAAGACCTAAATGCAAGAGTTCCAACTTACGACTTTTCAATTAGGAGCAATTCAAAAGCTAATCTTGAAACGGATTTAACACTTACAGAAAATGATATCAGCATTGAAAATAAAGGCAAAGGAATTCAGTGTTTTATTAAAACCGAATTTGCTTTAAGTCGAACTCAAGAAAATCTTGATGTTATTTTATTGGAAGAACCCGAGAATCATTTGAGTCATATCAATATGAAAAAATTGATTCGAAAAATTAGCGATACTTCTGAAAAACAGATTTTCATTTCAACACATAGCAACCTAATAAGCACTAGACTTAATTTAAGAAATTCAATACTACTCAATAGCAATAGTGAGATCCCAGTTCTATTAAAAGACATTGACGAAACAACCTCTAAATTTTTCATAAAAGCCCCAGACAATAACATTCTAGAATTTGTCCTTTCCAAAAAAGTGATTTTAGTTGAAGGAGATGCAGAATTTATTTTGTTGGAATCTTTTTTTAATAATGTTAAAGGGGCAGCATTAGAACTTTCAGACATTCACATTATTTCAGTTGACGGTACAAGTTTCAAACGATATTTAGAAATAGCAAAGGTTTTGAAAATCAAAACAGCAGTTGTTAGAGATAATGATGGAGATTATCAAAACAATTGTGTGGACAATTTTAGTGATTACAAGGCTTTTAGTTTTATAAGAGTGTTCTCTGAAGAAGACCCAAAACTTAGCACATTTGAAATAAGTTTATATAATACCAACAATGCAATTTGTGATGAACTATTTTCAGCGGGTAGAGTAAAATTATCTGTATTGGAATTTATGCTAAAGAACAAAGCGGAAGTTGCTTTTCAACTCTTGGATAAAAAAGCAAATACAATTTCTACTCCAACTTACATCAAATCCGCAATAGAATGGATAAGCGAGTAA
- a CDS encoding helix-turn-helix domain-containing protein: MLYFDITRVLNQKGILNHSIFLQQLGFKDYVIKRMMRINPTRIDINLLGALCNALNCTPNDLFSVKTSAAASLPPNHVLKTLVREKQTAPISLKLVKLPLEKLAQVQELVDKLTEEGK, encoded by the coding sequence ATGCTCTACTTCGACATTACGCGAGTGCTAAACCAGAAGGGAATCCTCAACCACTCCATCTTTTTGCAGCAATTGGGCTTTAAGGATTACGTAATAAAGCGGATGATGCGGATTAACCCCACCCGTATCGACATCAATCTGCTTGGGGCACTCTGCAACGCGCTAAACTGCACCCCCAACGACCTGTTTTCGGTAAAGACCTCGGCCGCAGCAAGCCTTCCGCCCAACCATGTCCTAAAAACCCTAGTAAGGGAGAAGCAAACCGCCCCCATTAGCCTAAAGTTGGTAAAGCTTCCGCTCGAAAAGCTGGCGCAGGTGCAGGAGTTGGTGGATAAGCTGACGGAGGAGGGGAAGTAG